Proteins encoded by one window of Grus americana isolate bGruAme1 chromosome 7, bGruAme1.mat, whole genome shotgun sequence:
- the ADD3 gene encoding gamma-adducin isoform X2 produces MSTDASQAVITTPPPATMPHKERYFDRINENDPEYIRERNMSPDLRQDFNMMEQRKRVTQILQSPAFREDLECLIQEQMKKGNNPTGLLALQQIAEYITASSFAGFSSSSLSHGMITPINDLPGIDTSSFVKGEKLTRCKLASLYRLADLFGWAHLPNAYITVRVSKEHDHILIIPRGLSFSEASASNLVKVNILGDVVDQGSTTLSIDNVGFSPHVAIYSTRPDVRCVIHIHTPATAAVSSMKCGILPISQEALILGDVAYYNYQGSLDEQEERIQLQKVLGPSCKVLVLRNHGVVALGETLEEAFHYIFNVQLACETQVHALAGAGGIDNLLLLDLQKFKPSTHAVAATGGGGVNMASQQKWKVGEQEFEALMRMLDNLGYRTGYAYRQPLVREKPRHKSDVEIPATVTAFSFEDDTVPLSPLKFLAQRQQREKTRWLNSPNTYLKVNVPEESWNGETSPRTKITWMKADDSSKTSGGTPIKIEDPNQFVPLNTNPSEVLEKRNKIREQNRYDLKTAGPQSQLLAGIVVDKKPSPPMQFEEDEHAPPAPPNPFSHLTEKELEEYKKTIERKQQGLEENHEDLYTQNANLISVELPVVVVNGKEDAHDVEEDLTKRVSQLTTSTVESVEITIKSSEKIEEALSPEGSPSKSPSKKKKKFRTPSFLKKSKKKEKVEA; encoded by the exons GCTTTTAGAGAAGATCTGGAATGCCTTATTCAAGAACAGATGAAGAAGGGCAATAACCCCACTGGACTGCTTGCGTTACAACAGATTGCCGAATACATTACAGCAAGCTCTTTTGCAGGTTTTTCCTCATCTTCACTCA GCCATGGAATGATTACACCCATCAATGATCTACCTGGGATAGATACCTCTTCGTTTGTTAAGGGAGAAAAGCTTACTCGTTGTAAGTTAGCCAGTTTATATAGATTGGCTGACTTGTTTGGATGGGCACATTTGCCAAATGCCTATATCACA GTAAGAGTAAGCAAAGAACATGACCATATTCTAATCATTCCAAGAGGTCTGTCCTTTTCTGAAGCTTCAGCTTCTAATTTG GTTAAGGTAAACATCCTAGGAGATGTAGTTGACCAGGGAAGTACGACCCTAAGCATTGACAATGTGGGGTTCAGTCCACATGTGGCCATCTACTCCACACGCCCTGATGTCAGATGTGTAATACACATACATACCCCTGCAACAGCAGCT GTTTCATCTATGAAGTGTGGCATCCTTCCCATATCACAAGAGGCTCTGATTCTGGGAGATGTTGCTTATTACAACTACCAGGGATCTCTTGATGAACAGGAAGAGAGAATTCAGCTTCAGAAAGTTCTTGGACCCAGTTGCAAG GTATTAGTCTTGAGAAACCATGGTGTGGTGGCACTAGGAGAGACACTGGAAGAAGCATTCCACTATATTTTCAATGTGCAACTGGCCTGTGAAACACAG GTTCATGCATTAGCTGGAGCAGGTGGGATAGACAATCTCCTACTACTGGATCTGCAGAAGTTCAAGCCTTCCACACACGCTGTGGCAGCAACTGGAGGAGGTGGAGTTAATATGGCTTCACAACAAAAATGGAAAGTTGGGGAGCAAGAATTTGAAGCGCTTATGCGGATGCTGGACAACCTG GGATATAGAACTGGCTATGCCTATAGGCAACCACTAGTCAGGGAAAAACCCAGACATAAGAGTGACGTTGAGATCCCAGCCACTGTGACTGCCTTTTCCTTTGAAGATGATACAGTCCCACTTTCCCCCCTGAAATTCCTGGCGCAGAGGCAACAGAGGGAAAAGACAAGATGGCTGAACTCTCCAAACACATACTTGAAAGTTAATGTGCCTGAGGAGTCCTGGAACGGGGAAACCAGTCCCAGGACTAAGATTACG tggaTGAAAGCTGATGACTCCTCCAAGACTAGTGGAGGAACGCCAATCAAAATTGAAGATCCAAACCAATTTGTTCCTCTAAACACAAACCCAAGTGAAGTgttggaaaagagaaataag aTAAGGGAGCAAAACCGATATGACCTAAAGACAGCAGGACCACAGTCTCAGCTGCTTGCTGGAATTGTTGTGGACAAAAAGCCGAGTCCA ccaaTGCAATTTGAAGAGGATGAGCATGCACCACCGGCACCACCCAACCCCTTCAGCCATCTCACAGAAAAGGAACTGGAAGAGTACAAGAAAACAATTGAGCGCAAGCAGCAAGGATTGGAAG aaaatcaTGAAGATCTCTATACCCAGAATGCTAACCTAATATCTGTGGAGTTGCCAGTTGTGGTGGTGAATGGCAAGGAAGATGCGCATGACGTGGAAGAAGATCTCACCAAGAGGGTCAGTCAGTTAACCACTAGTACTGTGGAGAGCGTAGAGATTACGATTAAAAGCTCTGAAAAGATAGAAGAGGCCCTGTCCCCTGAAGGGTCACCTTCCAAATCCCCatcaaagaagaagaagaaattccGCACCCCGTCTTTCctgaaaaagagtaaaaagaaggagaaagtaGAAGCGTAA
- the ADD3 gene encoding gamma-adducin isoform X1: MSTDASQAVITTPPPATMPHKERYFDRINENDPEYIRERNMSPDLRQDFNMMEQRKRVTQILQSPAFREDLECLIQEQMKKGNNPTGLLALQQIAEYITASSFAGFSSSSLSHGMITPINDLPGIDTSSFVKGEKLTRCKLASLYRLADLFGWAHLPNAYITVRVSKEHDHILIIPRGLSFSEASASNLVKVNILGDVVDQGSTTLSIDNVGFSPHVAIYSTRPDVRCVIHIHTPATAAVSSMKCGILPISQEALILGDVAYYNYQGSLDEQEERIQLQKVLGPSCKVLVLRNHGVVALGETLEEAFHYIFNVQLACETQVHALAGAGGIDNLLLLDLQKFKPSTHAVAATGGGGVNMASQQKWKVGEQEFEALMRMLDNLGYRTGYAYRQPLVREKPRHKSDVEIPATVTAFSFEDDTVPLSPLKFLAQRQQREKTRWLNSPNTYLKVNVPEESWNGETSPRTKITWMKADDSSKTSGGTPIKIEDPNQFVPLNTNPSEVLEKRNKIREQNRYDLKTAGPQSQLLAGIVVDKKPSPPMQFEEDEHAPPAPPNPFSHLTEKELEEYKKTIERKQQGLEDAEQELFSDDGSSVSQMQSQTQSPQNVPEKLEENHEDLYTQNANLISVELPVVVVNGKEDAHDVEEDLTKRVSQLTTSTVESVEITIKSSEKIEEALSPEGSPSKSPSKKKKKFRTPSFLKKSKKKEKVEA; encoded by the exons GCTTTTAGAGAAGATCTGGAATGCCTTATTCAAGAACAGATGAAGAAGGGCAATAACCCCACTGGACTGCTTGCGTTACAACAGATTGCCGAATACATTACAGCAAGCTCTTTTGCAGGTTTTTCCTCATCTTCACTCA GCCATGGAATGATTACACCCATCAATGATCTACCTGGGATAGATACCTCTTCGTTTGTTAAGGGAGAAAAGCTTACTCGTTGTAAGTTAGCCAGTTTATATAGATTGGCTGACTTGTTTGGATGGGCACATTTGCCAAATGCCTATATCACA GTAAGAGTAAGCAAAGAACATGACCATATTCTAATCATTCCAAGAGGTCTGTCCTTTTCTGAAGCTTCAGCTTCTAATTTG GTTAAGGTAAACATCCTAGGAGATGTAGTTGACCAGGGAAGTACGACCCTAAGCATTGACAATGTGGGGTTCAGTCCACATGTGGCCATCTACTCCACACGCCCTGATGTCAGATGTGTAATACACATACATACCCCTGCAACAGCAGCT GTTTCATCTATGAAGTGTGGCATCCTTCCCATATCACAAGAGGCTCTGATTCTGGGAGATGTTGCTTATTACAACTACCAGGGATCTCTTGATGAACAGGAAGAGAGAATTCAGCTTCAGAAAGTTCTTGGACCCAGTTGCAAG GTATTAGTCTTGAGAAACCATGGTGTGGTGGCACTAGGAGAGACACTGGAAGAAGCATTCCACTATATTTTCAATGTGCAACTGGCCTGTGAAACACAG GTTCATGCATTAGCTGGAGCAGGTGGGATAGACAATCTCCTACTACTGGATCTGCAGAAGTTCAAGCCTTCCACACACGCTGTGGCAGCAACTGGAGGAGGTGGAGTTAATATGGCTTCACAACAAAAATGGAAAGTTGGGGAGCAAGAATTTGAAGCGCTTATGCGGATGCTGGACAACCTG GGATATAGAACTGGCTATGCCTATAGGCAACCACTAGTCAGGGAAAAACCCAGACATAAGAGTGACGTTGAGATCCCAGCCACTGTGACTGCCTTTTCCTTTGAAGATGATACAGTCCCACTTTCCCCCCTGAAATTCCTGGCGCAGAGGCAACAGAGGGAAAAGACAAGATGGCTGAACTCTCCAAACACATACTTGAAAGTTAATGTGCCTGAGGAGTCCTGGAACGGGGAAACCAGTCCCAGGACTAAGATTACG tggaTGAAAGCTGATGACTCCTCCAAGACTAGTGGAGGAACGCCAATCAAAATTGAAGATCCAAACCAATTTGTTCCTCTAAACACAAACCCAAGTGAAGTgttggaaaagagaaataag aTAAGGGAGCAAAACCGATATGACCTAAAGACAGCAGGACCACAGTCTCAGCTGCTTGCTGGAATTGTTGTGGACAAAAAGCCGAGTCCA ccaaTGCAATTTGAAGAGGATGAGCATGCACCACCGGCACCACCCAACCCCTTCAGCCATCTCACAGAAAAGGAACTGGAAGAGTACAAGAAAACAATTGAGCGCAAGCAGCAAGGATTGGAAG ATGCTGAACAGGAATTATTCTCAGATGACGGTTCATCTGTGTCACAAATGCAGTCACAAACTCAATCCCCGCAAAATGTCCCAGAAAAATTAGAAG aaaatcaTGAAGATCTCTATACCCAGAATGCTAACCTAATATCTGTGGAGTTGCCAGTTGTGGTGGTGAATGGCAAGGAAGATGCGCATGACGTGGAAGAAGATCTCACCAAGAGGGTCAGTCAGTTAACCACTAGTACTGTGGAGAGCGTAGAGATTACGATTAAAAGCTCTGAAAAGATAGAAGAGGCCCTGTCCCCTGAAGGGTCACCTTCCAAATCCCCatcaaagaagaagaagaaattccGCACCCCGTCTTTCctgaaaaagagtaaaaagaaggagaaagtaGAAGCGTAA